A stretch of DNA from Anaerobacillus isosaccharinicus:
CCGATTTTCCGAAGAGCAGGAAGAAAAAGTGCTGCCGCTCCAATGTTTTGCATAAAAGAAGAAATAATACCAACCGTTGCTGAAGTACTAACCATTACATTTTTGTCTTTTTCTCCAACTCGTTTTGTAATGAATTCAGCCACAACTGTCATAATGCCTGAGCGATCAACCCCATAGCCTATTAGCATAACAGCAATTACTGAAATAACAGCATTTGAGGAAAATCCCATGAATGCTTCTGACGCAGTAATAACTCCAGTCCAAGGAAGGATAACCATAATTAGTACTGCAACAAGGTCTGTCCGTAACTTTTCCGTCACAAACAGTACTATAGCTAATATCAGAACACCAAAAGTGATTAAAATGTCAAGTGTCATCATGTATGAGCTCCTTTCATTTTTCTACATCATTCAAAATTTCCATTGCCTTAATTATCGATAGATAAGTTTTGTGAAATTGCATTTTAAAAAAATTTGTAAAAAATCACCTAATCGAACAACATTTAAAATCATTTTCGTTTCTCTACGATTAATTTTATGTTTTCTTTTCTTACCCCTTATTTGAAATCCTACAAGTATAATTCCCATTTTAAGGTTTAAATATGTTGTATGTAGAATTTCATTTTTATTGCGTAGTACCGTTGTAATACCATGAAAATACTTATTTTCATTCTGGTGGTGTATTTCTGTTTTAAAATACATGAATGACTGCGTAGCAATTGAATTTGCTGTTTTTTCATCTTTCTTCTTAGCCATAAGTACCTGTCAGTTTAGGTGTACAGTTTCCACTTATAAAATTAAGATATCATTGACATTTAATAAAATAGCATTTAATATACTTATTGTAAGTAAGTACTTACATTCATTTATGTAAATTTGTATTGAAATTTCTAAATCATTATACGAGGAGGTACAACAAAAGGTATGAAAAGTCTAATAGCCCGACTACTTATCCGAAAACCCGCGAAGAGCGTATTTATTTCTTTACTTATAATCGTGATTCTATTAACTGGTGTTCAATTTATTGAGATGAAAACGGGAAACGATACGCTAGTAGAACCTCACACCACAGTTTATCTAGATAATGAAATGCTTGGTTACGAGTTTGGGGGAGAATCTGTAATTATCTTATTTGAAGCTGAATCCTTAGAGTCACTTTTATCAGTAGATACATTTGAAGTAATGGAATTGATAACAACTTTTTCGAAAAAGCAAAAGAACATCATTCATAGTGTTGTCAGTCCTTACACTATGCTTGAGGTAATTCTGAAACAACAGCGGAATCTTGCAGAATCGGGACTTGATGAAGTAACAGATGGGTTGGTAAATATATCAGACCAACTGACGAGTACGAATCAGCAAACATCACAATCTCTTAAAGAAATGGGTAGTCGAATCGACAAATTTGCTAGTCAAAGTGATGCCTTCTATCAAGGAATTCCACAGGAACAAGACACACTCAATAAATTATTATATGAGCATAACGGAAATGGTGAACTTCGTAGTGGTTTTGCAGATATGGTTACCGATGACCGCTATACTTCTATGATAATAACTTTTCGTGGTGGAGTTTCAGACAGTGATAAAAATGACTTTATAAAAGGATTATCGAAATCTTATAATGAGAGACTTTACCCTGAGCTAGATATCATCATTTCTGGAAAACCGGTACTCGACGATGATATCCGTCGATCAATGCAGGAGAGTATTCAACAGATGCTTGCATTATCTTCTGTTTTTATGGTACTTATTCTATTAATTGTTTTTCGTGTTTCCTGGCGCCTACTTCCACTTGCAATAATTTTCATAGCTTTACTTGGTACCGTCGGAGTAATGGGATGGATTGGGATACCAGTAACAATGGTTTCAATGGCAGTATTTCCAATTCTTATTGGCTTAGGTATTGACTATGCAATCCAATTTCAAAGTCGCTATACAGAAGAAATGGGAAAGGAAGTGAAAACGGATGGGTAAGGTCACTAAAACACGAAGTCAAGCAAGAAATAGTTTGAAAGTCACCATTCAAAAGATGGCTCCAGCAGTACTTACGGCGCTTGTTGCAACAACTTTGGGATTTATCGCTTTATATACTTCACCTGTACCTATGATCCAAGACTTTGGAAAAATGTTATCGTTAGGAATGATCATCAGTTTCATTGTTGGGATATTTCTTTTAATTCCGTTGTTATATATACGAGATGGATTCTTTAGGGAGAGTGAGGTCATAAAAGACCAAAAGTCTACTTCTATATCAATTTTTGATCGTTTCTTAAATTGGTGGACGAATAAAGTCATGCTGTTTAGATGGGTAATTGTTATAGTAGCCATTGGTCTTGCTGCGCTAGGTATAGTTCTTGATTTAGAAGCTCCAGCAGAGACTGATGTTGAGACATTCATGCCTCAAGAATCTGAGGCTCTGGCAGACATCAACTATGTACGGGAAGTACTTGGATCTACAAGCCAAGTGTCTCTTATCTATGAAGGTGAAGACATATTAAGTGATTCCACTCTTACTTGGGTCCAGAGGATTAGTGAAGATATTGCAGTTGAATTCCCAAATGAAGTTGTGACAGTCAAATCACTACCTGAACTTCTGGAAACAATCGAACAAGAACAAAGACCTTCTGTTAATAAAGTTGATTTGATTGAATGGCTACCAGAAGATCAGCGTAATCGCTTTATTAATACAACTAATACAAAAGGTGTAATTCATATTAGCATTAAGAAAATGTCCACAGAAGAACTTGAGTCTTTTGTTGAAGAGCTAAAGGCATTTATTGAAGGTAATCGTATTGGCTCTTTAGAAACAAGATTAACAGGGCAATCAATCCTCGACTTGGAGATGGTAACAGCACTCACTACTGGACGTTACAAAATGACACTACTTGGGATGGCGCTTGTATTTCTTGGACTTCTAGCTATCTATCGCCGCCCTGAAAAAGCAATAATTCCCTTGTTGCCAGTGCTGTTAATTGTTGGCTGGTCAGGACTCGTAGTGTACGGACTAGGTATTGAATATACCCCGCTAACTGCTACGTTAGGTGCTTTAATTATAGGTATTGGTACAGAATTCACCATTTTGCTGATGGAACGTTATTATGAAGAGCGTCAAGCAGGAGCTTCTAACCGAACAGCAATCCTTATAGCTAATCAGAAAATTGGAAAAGCTATATTTGCCTCAGCTCTAACAACCATTGGTGGATTTAGTGCACTTCTATTCTCAGACTTTGCAATTTTAAGTGATTTTGGTATGATGACCTTAATTAACATTGGATTAGCTTTAATTAGTACCATTTTAGTCCTGCCTGCATTGCTAATGATTGTTGGACCATGGATATACAGAAAAAAGCTAAGACAATCAGTATAATATTAGCTTTAATCTGGGAAGGAGATACCATGAAAGACAAAACTGAGCAGATTATTCAATCTGCGTTACAAGTTTTTATACGAAAAGGTTTTCAAGCAACAACACAAGAGGTTGCAAACGAAGCTAAAGTTGCGGAGGTAACACTTTTTCGAAAATTCGGTAACAAACAACAGTTGTTTATTACTGTCGTTAAGTCAGTACTTGAAAAAAAATTTTATGCTCATTTAATGGAACAGGCTAAAACAAACGATACCGAGGAGTTCCTCCGTTCAATTATTGATAACCGTTTAAATGTCCTGTCAAGAAACCGTAATCTTGTAAGAATGCTTATTGCTGAGAGTTTAATGGAGAACCTTCCGCCAGAAATAAATTTACCTGACATGATTTTCACATCACTTACTCATGGTATTGAACAACACGCCCAACAAAATAATCTAGTTATCGACTCAAATTATTGGGCACGGCAGCTGAGTGGTATCTTCTTGAGCCATCTCATACTACCTACCGATAAGCCATATAATGAACTCTCTGAAGACGAGAAAGGTTCATTGTTAAATAAATATGTTGCACCCTTTTTAACATTGAACAATTAATACTTGTTGAGTCCAATATCTATTATCCTCTTAAATAATACCGTCACTAGCACCCCGGTATTCCAAGAAGAGGGCTACTTCCAATAATGAAGTAGCCCTCTATTTTATAAATACCTTCTATTTTCGAGTTTTTTTTGGGGTACAATTTGTTATTGATAAATAATAAGCCCCGGTTTTGGATTGAGTTCCAATACCTGCTCTGGAGTCATTAGCGGATTATCAAAGTGAACCCCTGGCTTATTAGAATAGAAATACCATAATTTAAAGCCTTTGTATGGTATATTAGTTGCCTTTGCATTTTTCGTATGGGTTGCTACCTTCCCTTCAGGGGGACCCCAGCCAGATGTGTTATGTACCAGCAACACTGGGTCATAATTACTGGATACCGCTTCAATATCATGTATCATCGTCTCAATAAACTGTTGGAAAACAAATTGTCGTTTTCCCTGGATTCCATTGGAGATGATATAGTCACGCATAGTTTCTTGAATTTCATTAAGTTCAGTACCCGTTAAATGCCCTACCTCTTTCATTGGCTTGTTAGTACGCCATTCTGGATCAAGAGCCAGATGGACATTCGGATATTTTAGAAAGGGCAAGATTTCATTAAGTGCATTAGTGGGATAATATTTTCCCATTTGATGGTCAAGATATATTAAGATACCATTCTTATAGGCTGCCTCAATGTATGACATCACAAGGTCAAAATTCATTTTACTAATTTCGCCTTCAGGCTGAACTGTTCCATAAACAAGGTACACTGCTGGAATGACGCCTTGATCACCGTTAAGGGCATCATATTTTTCAGATGTCTCTTGCACCAGAGATATAAGCTCTTCCTTAGAGTGACGTCCGACAATTCCCATTATTTTTGAATTGGGGTGTCCGTAATAGGCGATAATTGTATTATCATCAAATAGAGTTGGTGATGTAAAATAATCATTCATATCCTTATCATCAAAAAGGGTTGGTGATGTTAAAAGATCATTCATATCCTGAACTGTATATTGGGATAAAATCCAACCTTCATTATTGTTCTCTGTATTTTCAAGTTCAATCTTATACCAGATTGTTTCTTCAGTTTTTACTTCTTCAATCACTTTGACTTCTTGCCCCTTGGCTAAACTTCCAAGCACTTTACTTTTGGTATTACTGTCCGCTCTGACATTCAACTTGCTTGCACTAATATAAAGTACATTTTCTTGATTTTCTTTATCACTTTCTTTATTATCTGTACCATTTTCTGTATCTTCACTTATTTCTTCTGCCTTTTCTTCTTTTATTTCGCCTTGTTCTTCTTCTTTTATTTCGTCTTGTTCTTCTACTCCGTTTTCATTATCCATTACCACTTTCTGATCCTCAGGATTACTAACTTCTGCTGGTAACGTTACTTGCTTACTACACCCTACTAAACTAATAGTAAATAATAGAAGTAAAAATATGTTTAATAAAGCTTTTTTTGACATTCCTGCACCCCTTTTTTATGTATGATCAGCTCAAGGACATTTCCCTATTTGCTTCTAGGTCGAATATATTGACTTACGTTCAGCTTATTTTACCGCCCTAATCCTATCTTCTAATAAAAATCGTATTATAAAGCTAAGTTAAACACAATAGTAGTTTCTTCCACTTTATTGTTCGGTTTTCACTATAGTACGACCTACTGTTGGGAGGATTCATTAATAAGACTAAAAAACAATTACCCTTGTAACATTTAAGTATAATAAAAGGCTCAGAAAAATTAAAGAATTTAAGATTATGCTCGTACTTCAACACAACTGTCTCTACCTGTAAAACGCATGTGCTTCCACCCGCAAAAAAGCTCGGCGCTATCAGCTACCGAGCAGTTGTTACAATTATTCTGTTGACCGGATTATCTTCCTAGATGGCTAGTTTTGTAAAGTACAGCCATTGCTAAAGGATATTTGTTATTACAATTGACCAAACGGCAGTTTTTGCTTGCAACTATTTTCTCAAAGGCATTGAATTTATTAATTAAATTTCTTTGGGCGGAGGATTTCAACATCCTCGACATAAGTTATGCCTGAATAGTTTTCAAAGTATTTCGCTGCAACCTGAACCATAATGGTTTCGGCCATAGTTTTGTGTTTCACAATGACTTCAATTTTAACATTCGCAAAATCATCAATCACCAAGGCACGGTCTGAGGTTGAACGGACATTCCGGCTGCCTTTACCGCCTGCCGCAACAATAGTATAGCCGGTCGCGCCGCAATCCTCAATAATCTTACATACACCTTTTAAGATCATTTTCTCTGTAATAATCACCACTTTTTCTGCCTTATGAAGAGTCATAACTATTATTCTCCTTTCCTATAGATCAAAGACCACTTGCGCCAGCGCGATAAAGAGCGGGATACAAACTGCAATTGCAACAGGTGTTCCCACGCTTGTTGAGGCACCAATATAAGTCGATGGATTGGCAGAAGGAATACCTCCTCTCAAAGTTGGCGGACCAGATATATCAGAGCTTGAGGCCGCGATCACAGCTAGTAGGATTACACCACCGGGACTAAATCCAACTGTCACATGTGCTATATATCCCAGGCCAAAAGCCATTAATCCGTGGATAATTGGACCAAAAAAAGCATAGACAGCATACAAGTGCGCAACTCTTCGCAGCTCATTTATGCGAGCATAGGCTTCCATTCCCATGACCAGCATCAACACGGATAGAAAACCGCTGAAGAGCGGCTCATAAAAACTATCCAGTACGCCGTCCGATTTTGTCAGCAAGCCAAGGGCAAGACCAAGAATAAGTGCGGATAAAGCAGAGCCGCGCAGACTTTCTTTGACAATTCCCCAAACATCAACTTTACTATCTTTGCCTTCATTTTGCTTTTTTAGATGAATGTTTGCTAGAACAATAGCTAAAATAAGAGCCGGAATGTCCATAAACGGATAAAGCGCCGGAACCCAAGCTTCAAAATGAATTGCCTCTTCCTCCAAT
This window harbors:
- a CDS encoding MMPL family transporter, with translation MILLTGVQFIEMKTGNDTLVEPHTTVYLDNEMLGYEFGGESVIILFEAESLESLLSVDTFEVMELITTFSKKQKNIIHSVVSPYTMLEVILKQQRNLAESGLDEVTDGLVNISDQLTSTNQQTSQSLKEMGSRIDKFASQSDAFYQGIPQEQDTLNKLLYEHNGNGELRSGFADMVTDDRYTSMIITFRGGVSDSDKNDFIKGLSKSYNERLYPELDIIISGKPVLDDDIRRSMQESIQQMLALSSVFMVLILLIVFRVSWRLLPLAIIFIALLGTVGVMGWIGIPVTMVSMAVFPILIGLGIDYAIQFQSRYTEEMGKEVKTDG
- a CDS encoding efflux RND transporter permease subunit — its product is MGKVTKTRSQARNSLKVTIQKMAPAVLTALVATTLGFIALYTSPVPMIQDFGKMLSLGMIISFIVGIFLLIPLLYIRDGFFRESEVIKDQKSTSISIFDRFLNWWTNKVMLFRWVIVIVAIGLAALGIVLDLEAPAETDVETFMPQESEALADINYVREVLGSTSQVSLIYEGEDILSDSTLTWVQRISEDIAVEFPNEVVTVKSLPELLETIEQEQRPSVNKVDLIEWLPEDQRNRFINTTNTKGVIHISIKKMSTEELESFVEELKAFIEGNRIGSLETRLTGQSILDLEMVTALTTGRYKMTLLGMALVFLGLLAIYRRPEKAIIPLLPVLLIVGWSGLVVYGLGIEYTPLTATLGALIIGIGTEFTILLMERYYEERQAGASNRTAILIANQKIGKAIFASALTTIGGFSALLFSDFAILSDFGMMTLINIGLALISTILVLPALLMIVGPWIYRKKLRQSV
- a CDS encoding TetR/AcrR family transcriptional regulator; the encoded protein is MKDKTEQIIQSALQVFIRKGFQATTQEVANEAKVAEVTLFRKFGNKQQLFITVVKSVLEKKFYAHLMEQAKTNDTEEFLRSIIDNRLNVLSRNRNLVRMLIAESLMENLPPEINLPDMIFTSLTHGIEQHAQQNNLVIDSNYWARQLSGIFLSHLILPTDKPYNELSEDEKGSLLNKYVAPFLTLNN
- a CDS encoding SH3 domain-containing protein — encoded protein: MSKKALLNIFLLLLFTISLVGCSKQVTLPAEVSNPEDQKVVMDNENGVEEQDEIKEEEQGEIKEEKAEEISEDTENGTDNKESDKENQENVLYISASKLNVRADSNTKSKVLGSLAKGQEVKVIEEVKTEETIWYKIELENTENNNEGWILSQYTVQDMNDLLTSPTLFDDKDMNDYFTSPTLFDDNTIIAYYGHPNSKIMGIVGRHSKEELISLVQETSEKYDALNGDQGVIPAVYLVYGTVQPEGEISKMNFDLVMSYIEAAYKNGILIYLDHQMGKYYPTNALNEILPFLKYPNVHLALDPEWRTNKPMKEVGHLTGTELNEIQETMRDYIISNGIQGKRQFVFQQFIETMIHDIEAVSSNYDPVLLVHNTSGWGPPEGKVATHTKNAKATNIPYKGFKLWYFYSNKPGVHFDNPLMTPEQVLELNPKPGLIIYQ
- a CDS encoding P-II family nitrogen regulator gives rise to the protein MTLHKAEKVVIITEKMILKGVCKIIEDCGATGYTIVAAGGKGSRNVRSTSDRALVIDDFANVKIEVIVKHKTMAETIMVQVAAKYFENYSGITYVEDVEILRPKKFN
- a CDS encoding sodium-dependent bicarbonate transport family permease; this translates as MEFLFDFLMRFVAQFQSPTLGFLIGGMVIAALGSNLKIPNAIYQFIVFMLLMKMGIKGGIEIREADLNAMLLPAVSAVIIGITIVLIGSFFFSLLPGIKREDGIATAGLFGAVSASTLAAAMVLLEEEAIHFEAWVPALYPFMDIPALILAIVLANIHLKKQNEGKDSKVDVWGIVKESLRGSALSALILGLALGLLTKSDGVLDSFYEPLFSGFLSVLMLVMGMEAYARINELRRVAHLYAVYAFFGPIIHGLMAFGLGYIAHVTVGFSPGGVILLAVIAASSSDISGPPTLRGGIPSANPSTYIGASTSVGTPVAIAVCIPLFIALAQVVFDL